The DNA sequence GCGTTCTTTTGGCCTCGACCTTATGCGGTGTCGGCGCCGCGTTGCTCGCCATGCTTGCTTTGGCAGCGAATCCGCCCTCGGGCAGCATAGGGCCCGCCGGGCCGGCGCTGGCCTGGATGGGCACCGGTGTGGGCGGAGAAGGGGACCCGAGTGGAGAGGTGTCTAGTGAGGACAGCTGTGTCGATGGGGTCAACTGCGATGTCTTCACGCTGACTCTGAGCGGCAGTCCGGCGGAGTGGTCGGGAAAGAAAGCGCGCGTTCAAATCAAGTGGGCGTCGAACACCCACGACTACGATCTCTTTATTCACAAGGATACAGTGGATGGACCGGGCATCAGCGCATCAGCTACGGGAGGGCAGAATACCGAGGTCGCGGATGTCGATCCCAACCGAGGCGCAGGCACCGGCGTGTTCGTCGTGCATGTCGTTTACTTCAATGTGCCGCCGATTCCTCTCGATCAATACAATGGCACCGTCACGGTGGTGGGAGCTGACGAACCGGGCGGAACTCCTGTCGCACCGCCAGGGACAGCGCGGATGTACAATTCAACCGCGCCCCCCGGAATCGGTGATAGCGCTGGAGAGCCCTCGATCGGCTGCAACTGGACGACGGAGCGAAGTTTCAGCAACAGCATGTTCACGATTCCGAACGGCGGCACCTCCACTTACTACGGCGGCTTCCTGGCCGAAATGCTGCGCGTGATTTGGAATGATTGTTCCTCGCCCGCAAAGGCGACCTGGGAAGAAAAGCCGTTGGTTTTGGCGGCCACGCCCCGTGCCCTGGGCGATCCGATTCTTTTCACCGACAACGCGACCGGCCGCACTTTTGTGGCGCAGGAAGAAACTCAGGCTGGGGCGACGGTGGACATTACGGATGACGACGGTGAGACTTTCCAGCCGAGTGAAGGCAGCGGTCCGCCTGCCGGAATCGATCACGAGACGATCGCCTCCGGGCCGTACCATGGGCCGACTCCCCCGACGGCGCTCTATCCCGCAACTGGCGAGAAGCGCGCCGTTTATTATGCTTCCCAAAGTGTCTCGGACGCCCGCGCGTCGCGCAGTGATGATGGCGGGGTCACGTTTGGGCCGGCGGTGCCGATGTTCACGACGGCGGATTGCGGCGGATTGCACGGCCACCTGAAAGTCACGCCCGATACACCCGCCACGCGGGCGAACGGGACGGTAGGTACGGTATATGTGCCAGACAACGCGTGTGGCGGAACGGTCGACCCGATTGGCCATTCCGATGGGCAACAGGCCGCGATCGTTTCCGAAGACAATGGGATAACCTGGAGCGTCCGGCCGGTTCCCGGGTCGACAACGAAGAGCGATCGCGACCCTTCCATCGGCGTGGCGACCGATGGCACGATCTACATGGGCATGCAGTCGCAGGACGGGCATCCGCGGATTTCGGTTTCGCATGATCAAGGGAGGACCTGGACCGCGCCGTTCGACGTGGGTGCGGCAGCCAGCATCCAGAATTGCGTTTTCCCCGCGGTGGTCGCTGGGGATCCCGATCGCGCCGCGTTTGCCTTCTTCGGCACCACGACGGGGGGCAATGATTACGATCAGCCGTTTTTCACCGGTGTTTGGTACCTTTACATGGCGGTCACTTATGATGGCGGTCAGAGTTGGACGACGATTAATGTGACCCCGAACGATCCAATTCAGCGGGGCGGCATTTGCGGAGGCGGGACCTGCCGAAATCTACTCGATTTCTTTGACGCCACGATCGACAAGGAGGGCCGCATCCTGATCGGTTACGAGGACGGCTGCGTCGGGCCCTGCGTGGATGGCGGCGCAAACTCGTTCACGGCAAAGGCGGCGATTTCCCGGCAGGGCGGCGGCAAGCGGATGTTCGCTGCGTTTGACCCAGTTGAGCCAGCGCTGCCGGGCGCGCCCTCGGTGACTGCGACGATGAACGAATCGAGCATTGTCACCCTGAAGTGGCCCGCGCCGGATGACAGCGGTTCGGCTATTACCGGGTATCGGATTTATCGGGGTACGTCACCAGGGGGTGAGACGTTCCTGGCCAACACCGGAGTCAAAGGGGCCTACATCGATACCGCGACCGTGGCGGGCACCACCTACTATTACCGTGTCACGGCGATTAACGGAATCGGCGAAGGACCTTATTGTGAGGAAGTGATCCCGGAACTGGTTCCGGGTCTCAACCCTTGCGAATTGCCTGGGATTACAATCCTGACCGATCCGTCCGGCGATCTCGTTACCCCGATTGGGGTGACCAGCGTTCCTGATTACGATCTGCGAAGCCTGTCGATAGCGGAGCCTTTCGGCATCACGGACAAAATTGTCTTCACGGTGAAGGTGGAGAGCCTGCTGACCATGCCGCCCAACACGCGCTGGCCGGTGCAATTCCGGCTCCCCGGCGATCCGGCGAACCTTGGCCGGTGGGTCGATATGCGGACCGACGCCCTGGGAATGGCGAGCTTCAAGTACGGGACGTTCGTGGTCACCAACGGCGCCTACGGCGCTCCCAGCACGGTCGTGGGCGACGCCGATGCGGAGAGCACCTTTAATCCGAACGGCTCCATCAAGATGGTGATCTCACGGAGCAAGATCGGTGATCCTGCCCCAGGATCTCTCCTGCAAGGCTTCCTCATTCGAGTGAGAATCAACGATACGATTACGCCGGACAACATGCCGAACGACCTCGCGCCGGCCGGCGTTTACGCGGTGGTTGGGAATGACGCCTGCCGTCTCAATACGCCGCCTCTGGCTTCTCTGGCGGCGGACCCGCGGAGTGGGCCGGCGCCTTTGACCGTGAACTTTGACGCCTCAAGCTCGAGCGATCTCGATGCGGGCGACACGATCGCTTCCTACACCTTCAACTTCGGTGATGGCACTCCGGACGTCACCCAGGCGAGTCCGTTTATTACTCATACCTATACCCACCCGGGTAACTCATTCTTTGCCATCCTGCGCGTGACCGACTCGCGCGGCGTAATGAGTATCAACCCGGCGGTGAGAGCCATTACCACCAACTCGGTGATGCTGAATATCGCGACCCGGCTCCAGGTTGATAACGGGAACAACGTCGGCATCGGCGGCTTTATCATAACCGGAACCGACCCAAAGAAGGTGGTGATTCGAGGCATCGGACCATCAATTCCACTCGGTGGAACGTTGTCCGATCCGGTGCTGGAATTGCACAATCAAAGCAGCGTCCTCGCGACCAATGATAACTGGAAAGTGAACGATCAGACCCAGCAATCGCAGGAGGCGGAAATCAATGCGACCGGCCTCGCCCCCGCACACGACAGCGAAGCGGCGATGCTGGTGACGCTTGCGCCGGGATCCTACACCGCCATTCTTCGTGGGAAAAACGGCGGCGGTATCGGGTTGGTCGAGGCGTACGACATCGAGCGGGCCGTCGATTCGCAACTGGGAAACATTAGTACTCGCGGTCTCGTTGAGTCGGGTAACAACGTCATGATCGGTGGCTTTATCATCGGTCCGGGGACATCCGGCCCGGCAAAGGTTGTCGTCCGCGCGATGGGTCCCTCGCTCAGCTCGTCGGTGCCGAACGCTCTCGCCGATCCGAGTCTGGAGGTCTTCGATCAGAACGGCCAATCAATCGCGACCAATGATAACTGGCGGCAGGACACCCACGCGGACCAGATCGAGGCCGCCGGGCTGGCGCCGGCACAAGATGCGGAATCGGCTGTCCTCCTGGAACCCCTGGTCCCGGGTCCCTATACCGCCATTGTTCGCGGAGTGGGCGGCACGGTGGGCGTTGGGTTAGTGGAAGCGTACAATATTAGATAACGCTCGGTTTTGGACCTCCGGCGCTGGGGGTATTGACCCCGGCGTCCGGGGGCGGATTGTTGGCGGCGGGTCTGAAACCCAAGGCTGGCATTTTGCCTGCTAACGGTGAGGCATGGTTGCCTTGGTTTTCTTGCTTCTGGGAGTGCTTTGCGGACTTATCGCCCGCGGTCTGCTCATCACGGCCGCCTTCGGGATCAGCAAGAAATGGGGATTTGGCGTGTTTTTCCCCTTTGGGCCGCTCTTCTTTCGCCTCAGTTATCCGGACGAAGCACGCCGGGCACGGTTGTTCCAGCTCGCCACCCTCCCTTGCCTGTTCCTTTACGTGATGACGTCGAACGAAATGTTGCCCAGCACCCGGGTGGGGCTGGTCAAGATGGGTCCGCCCGAGAAACAATACTATGCCCTGGCCGCCGGGAGTTACTCCTTCAAAATCCCCGGTTTCGGGACCGAGAAAGCCGCCCCGAATCAGCCTT is a window from the Chthoniobacterales bacterium genome containing:
- a CDS encoding PKD domain-containing protein, whose amino-acid sequence is MRKSHHHQSAFFRVRVLLASTLCGVGAALLAMLALAANPPSGSIGPAGPALAWMGTGVGGEGDPSGEVSSEDSCVDGVNCDVFTLTLSGSPAEWSGKKARVQIKWASNTHDYDLFIHKDTVDGPGISASATGGQNTEVADVDPNRGAGTGVFVVHVVYFNVPPIPLDQYNGTVTVVGADEPGGTPVAPPGTARMYNSTAPPGIGDSAGEPSIGCNWTTERSFSNSMFTIPNGGTSTYYGGFLAEMLRVIWNDCSSPAKATWEEKPLVLAATPRALGDPILFTDNATGRTFVAQEETQAGATVDITDDDGETFQPSEGSGPPAGIDHETIASGPYHGPTPPTALYPATGEKRAVYYASQSVSDARASRSDDGGVTFGPAVPMFTTADCGGLHGHLKVTPDTPATRANGTVGTVYVPDNACGGTVDPIGHSDGQQAAIVSEDNGITWSVRPVPGSTTKSDRDPSIGVATDGTIYMGMQSQDGHPRISVSHDQGRTWTAPFDVGAAASIQNCVFPAVVAGDPDRAAFAFFGTTTGGNDYDQPFFTGVWYLYMAVTYDGGQSWTTINVTPNDPIQRGGICGGGTCRNLLDFFDATIDKEGRILIGYEDGCVGPCVDGGANSFTAKAAISRQGGGKRMFAAFDPVEPALPGAPSVTATMNESSIVTLKWPAPDDSGSAITGYRIYRGTSPGGETFLANTGVKGAYIDTATVAGTTYYYRVTAINGIGEGPYCEEVIPELVPGLNPCELPGITILTDPSGDLVTPIGVTSVPDYDLRSLSIAEPFGITDKIVFTVKVESLLTMPPNTRWPVQFRLPGDPANLGRWVDMRTDALGMASFKYGTFVVTNGAYGAPSTVVGDADAESTFNPNGSIKMVISRSKIGDPAPGSLLQGFLIRVRINDTITPDNMPNDLAPAGVYAVVGNDACRLNTPPLASLAADPRSGPAPLTVNFDASSSSDLDAGDTIASYTFNFGDGTPDVTQASPFITHTYTHPGNSFFAILRVTDSRGVMSINPAVRAITTNSVMLNIATRLQVDNGNNVGIGGFIITGTDPKKVVIRGIGPSIPLGGTLSDPVLELHNQSSVLATNDNWKVNDQTQQSQEAEINATGLAPAHDSEAAMLVTLAPGSYTAILRGKNGGGIGLVEAYDIERAVDSQLGNISTRGLVESGNNVMIGGFIIGPGTSGPAKVVVRAMGPSLSSSVPNALADPSLEVFDQNGQSIATNDNWRQDTHADQIEAAGLAPAQDAESAVLLEPLVPGPYTAIVRGVGGTVGVGLVEAYNIR